In one window of Methanoculleus chikugoensis DNA:
- a CDS encoding flavodoxin family protein: MKVIGINGSPRGENSQTKRLIDAVLNGAQEAGADVETIHLIYYDFKFRNACSICLQQEKCVFLDDFPRVYAKIKEADGIVLGSPVYIDLVTAQMKMLIDRMADGIQCQSLSGKYGCAVATSGDHAEGSVVTYLNHFLQMLGANPVGGVGVALGRDSHAIEKAEGEARELGKTLAFSIQTRRKDPALEEFHQRYRKRFEDVLSGEKPEWPLDYDYWVQQAWLW, encoded by the coding sequence ATGAAGGTTATTGGGATCAACGGGAGCCCCCGGGGCGAGAATAGCCAGACAAAGCGTCTCATCGATGCCGTCCTGAACGGCGCACAGGAGGCCGGTGCAGACGTTGAGACGATCCACCTTATATACTATGATTTTAAATTCCGGAATGCCTGCAGCATCTGTCTTCAACAGGAGAAGTGCGTATTCCTGGACGACTTCCCTCGGGTCTATGCAAAGATCAAGGAGGCAGACGGCATCGTTCTCGGATCGCCAGTATATATCGATCTCGTCACCGCCCAGATGAAGATGCTCATCGATCGGATGGCAGATGGGATCCAGTGCCAATCGCTTTCCGGAAAATACGGATGTGCGGTTGCTACATCGGGCGATCATGCGGAGGGATCGGTGGTCACCTATCTGAATCACTTCCTCCAGATGCTGGGGGCCAATCCAGTGGGAGGGGTGGGTGTGGCCCTGGGAAGGGATAGCCATGCTATAGAGAAGGCAGAAGGTGAGGCCCGTGAACTGGGAAAAACCCTGGCTTTTTCCATCCAGACCCGGCGAAAAGACCCCGCCCTGGAGGAGTTTCACCAGCGGTACCGGAAAAGGTTTGAGGATGTCCTGTCTGGAGAGAAGCCCGAATGGCCTCTTGACTACGATTACTGGGTACAGCAGGCGTGGCTATGGTGA
- a CDS encoding pyridoxamine 5'-phosphate oxidase family protein, producing the protein MVIMPDALIALLKDWHSVPVATTGADGVPNVAAKSVMVRDPETIIWGELYFMQTHENLLRHPVASLCVWEWTPPFTAYKVKGRVVIHRHDEVTAALDRSVWAGHTGEFAARIEGMAAVVLTVEEIYDQTPRLEAAGKRVA; encoded by the coding sequence ATGGTGATAATGCCCGATGCCCTCATTGCGCTCCTGAAAGACTGGCATTCCGTCCCCGTCGCGACCACCGGAGCCGATGGGGTGCCCAATGTTGCAGCCAAGTCGGTTATGGTCAGGGATCCCGAGACCATCATCTGGGGCGAACTCTATTTCATGCAGACCCACGAGAACCTCTTGCGGCATCCTGTTGCGTCGCTCTGCGTCTGGGAATGGACCCCGCCGTTTACCGCGTACAAGGTGAAGGGGCGGGTCGTGATCCACAGGCATGACGAGGTAACAGCGGCGCTTGACAGAAGCGTCTGGGCCGGGCACACCGGGGAGTTCGCGGCTCGCATTGAAGGGATGGCAGCGGTCGTCCTCACGGTCGAAGAGATTTACGACCAGACTCCCCGGCTTGAGGCAGCAGGAAAGCGAGTTGCGTAG